Part of the Xiphophorus couchianus chromosome 2, X_couchianus-1.0, whole genome shotgun sequence genome, attttgagtttctgtgtctcttagTCTCCGTGTTGtactgtctccccttgattgttcccaggtgtttcttgtctccttgattaccctctgtgtatttaaccccacctgtgttctttgttcctcgtcgggtcctcgtcctGTTTGTCTAGTCTGCCTGTGTCACCAGTTGTGAGCATTTGCCCTGCGCTCCTTTTGTGCTACCTGGTCTTTTGGACTTTGATTTTCATTAAACCATCTTATTTACCTCTACCTGAgtctgctgcctctgcctcaccaccaaaTCATGACACACTGGGCCAAGAGACGTGTGTTTGTCATCCATTGCTGTTGTTTGCGGATGTTGCTTGCGCATTAGATTTATGGACGCACCAGAAACACAATTCAAAGTTTACAGCTCAGGACTTttgaaagtaaaacagaaaaatgcattaattaaaataacatttttattcataattttattctttttgtgcAGCAGAGCCATTTTATCCCCCACCCATTGACTATTAAAATAGTCATTATGCTGTCACATGTCACCACCTGACTAAATTAGCAAATTATTAAATGATAATGATTCTGTGCactctgcaaataaaatatattttttattcctgaacttaatattttttttcatgttttaatgaagTGGTAACAGAAGCTTATTGTATTATTTGTTGCTATCTGAACCCGTGGGAGCAAGCTAATATTAAATTACAGGGAGCCAAAGCTGGAACCTTGTGGAACCCCACATGTGATTTCTGTTAGCTCTGATGAGAAGTTACCTGTTGGCACAAAAAATCCTTGTTCTTTAGGTAAGATTGGAACCAGTCAAGTACTAAAGTTTATTCAATACCTaccatggtcaacagtgtcctATAACAGCACAGGATCTCCCATAGTAGTTTGCCTCATTGACTTCATTagctaaaatgttaataattatttgaagaaaaatatcaacaaattttAGGTAGACACTTAAGAAAATATGTGTGAATTTCTAGATTTACAAGGTTTCCCCGCATTTGCAATTAATATGACGTAAATATCAACGGGAAAGCCTGCCACGGAGCAAACCAAATGGATGCCTGATAGGGGGGGGTGAACCTCTGATAACTACAATGAAAATAAGCAACAAATTTGAACACAACATcgaatatatacatttatttctaacACTGAACTATTACTTacaatttgaatatattttctacGTCGCAGTGTTTAATATAAAAGTTTGTCTTAACCTCCCCGTCGCCGAGTGAATTGAAAGTTTCCATCCATTCGGTCAGTCAGGTGATCCTTTCCGGTTCGCCATTTTGTGCTGCTGCGCCGGCTATTTATCTCAGGAGTCGTGACTCTCCCGTTTACACTGGTAGTTAGGTTATTGGACGGTTCCTGGTTTACCCGCCGTTGCTTCACAAGCCCGTGGCCTTTTCCATTGCCTCCTTTAAAGTGCGCATTTCCTCTTTTGGTTCATCGctaattgttattatttttgtacatttgctttatttttatactttatttagTGAGACAGAATGTCGGGCGCAACCCCAGAGTACTCACCGTTCTTCGCAGTGATGGGAGCCTCCGCGGCTATGGTGTTCAGCGGTAAGTAACACACACtttctttaaatgatttttaatgtttgtcacTCAAATGTCTGTTTGTATTTACAGATAAATGAGCTTAAATcccataaagtgtcatttgctAACCGCGGTGCTCTTCTTAAAGCCCATTTAGCTATCCGGAATGCTAGCGATTCATTGCTAATCGTTAGCTGTCATTTGTCCTAGCTGTAAGGCAGaaagagatttaaaatgatttttaaaaccgACCCATTTGTATTTATTGGGTTTCTTTGCTTTCACTTCTTAACCATAGCTAGCTATAACGAGCTAAGGCTGGTTAACTAGCTGGTGGTAGCTGTGTGAGTTAGCACTGACGCTAGCCTCACATCAAATTACTCTGGCAAAGCGAAAGGACAAAACATGAgttatataattataatattacacgtacagaaaacaaaattgaactGTACATTTGACGACCAACTTTAACTTGTTTCTCAAATTTAATCGTGTGGTTGGTGCATTAATAGCTGATTAAGCTAATTGCTACTTTCTCCACAAAGCGGCCATTTACACTTTACAAATTCattaagaataattaaaaagtgttgCAAAGTTGATGCTTAAGCAATGTTAAAAGTTGAGATCATAGAGCAAATACATTAGAGATCGAGTACACACCATCCCACGTAAGCTGTATTAGGCAATAGCTGcgtaaaatatttagtaaacatGAAGGTGTGGCTTTAATTTCATGctgatatcttttttttttaaagcttttttaaaatgaatcttttaaaaaagcttCTTTATAGTTTAAACATCAATCAGAAACCGTGATCAGCTGGCTGACTTCCTATTCCTCAAAGGAATGACGGAAGTCACATGATTATCACATGATGAGACTTCTGACTTGGCCATCTGGCTAGTGATTCCCTGAAATACacctttaaactttaacatGTATAAATCGGCAGTGGatgtgttcagaaaaaaaatattcagatttttaaaaaatatatcaaacttTTGAAGAAGTGCTACTTTGAATGGACTTTAACACTTGGTgattttatggatttatttcCTAGTTTTCCACTATTCCTGATTTAAAAGTGAGTCAGAAGCTAATTTTCACGCTAATGTTTGTCACTATCAGATATCggcatattattattatatccTGTATTATGGGTGAAATTCGGATTTGAATTCAGATAACTGGTAGAAAACTTGACAAACTGTAGCTTATGATTTAACTTAAGATATTACTTGATATAAACTCAAACTTTGCTAACTTCAAGCTTTGTTGAAGGACTTTTTGTCCCCATTGACTGTAtagtggataaaaataaaaatgtgatgcatGTCTTTTgatagagacaaaaaaatatacagtcatttgtatttatatacatgcttatttattatattaaactCAAAGTGCATCAAAATGATTTTGGTTTATGCATCAAAAaaccaaatcagaaaaaaaaaacttttgttgtttaaaaaagataTCAAACTTATGAGGACGTGGCGCTGTTATTACTTTTAATAGTTTCTGAATGATGTAACttactatttttaattaatttaatgaaaaaataatcagtatTTGACTCACCAGTGCAGGTGGGTGGATTGATCCAAAATACCAGTATCGGATCAATAAGTGGTAAGATCgatactttagtttcagtttcCCTCTGCTCAAGTTTTGTTGGTTTGATTTACactgaaattagatttttttttttcttctttcattttatttaaagtaaaaatacagttattttctgtttattgtgcAAGTAtgttactaaaatattttgtaggaatctataaactttgtccaaattctgtccTTAGTTTTAACCAAGTAATTAAAAGGAAAAGCCACAAAAACACCTACAATTGAGAAGTTTTATATATCAAACCCAAATAATAATGATTGGTGCGATTGTTACTAAAATATACAGCATTGCACACCACTACTCACCACTTATAAATGATCAACCAGTTGATTTTTAAGTTCTGCTTTTTCCagtaattaatcattttagaGGATTGCTTTTGCAGAAAGAAGGGCTGGGATTGTGTTGATTCTTCATTTGGGATTCAGATGGAAAGATCCTGCAGAGTGGAGACattcacataaaattaaaaaaaagcaaagatgcaTTGGCAGGTGGTAAAGTGTTGCATTTCCTGCTAAAAGAAAAGTTCACAGATTCATGTTTCACTTGTcctgatttaaaatgtgtgaagcTCTGCTTCATATgacaaacttaaacattttcagtagcACCTTATTTACTTTGTCATTAttgtaaatttaattcaaaaacacttcattAATCCTAAAGAGCTCCTTTTAgagttcatatatatatatatatatatatattataaagttttaattttgtttttccagtaaATTTCTGACTCATGAAAGaaacttccatgttttttctagagcaattctgatatttttattttctttttagcaaacttccaacttttggagctcaaagttccacttttttatattaaaccatttgagtttcttttttctttttctcttttttatttggcggaaatgtttttcttctatttacaatggccctaatttgcagttgttgctgtaatttatgttttcacacTGCACATTTTGAAAGactactttaaaaatgttcttccttTTCTGTTTGGTCTAGCTCTACGCTGTAATTGGGTAAAAACCACTTCTGGTTTTTCTCTCTAACTCAGAGGGCCCCCTgctgtaatttgtaattttattttcacccTTTTGTTGGAGGCACTTTCTGCTCTGATGTCATCAGACGTCATGGGGCGTCCCGTTTCCCAAACGCTCTGGTAGGGAGCGAGGAGGATTAGGATTATAATCCAGAGGTTTTGCCTCCACAGAATCTTCCTGCTGAGACAGGATGACAGTAATCTGGTGGGGGGTTTTCTCCTTAGTCATCCACATCTCTGTCCAGCCAGACATTTAAGGCAATATTTAATCTGATTATTAGCAACTCTGCGTCTTTTGACCatgctgtcatttttatttcaggcttGGTTAAGAATCAAAGTTGCTTTAAGCGTCTAAAGTCGGActgcttctttgttttggtttgctAAACGTTTCGCTCTGACTGATGACTTCAGACAGACGGGGCTGATTTAACCTTCTGATGGCGTCAGTGTGGCGCTGCATCAGGAGAGATGGAGGCAACATGGCGGCTGAACAGCCTGCTGTAGTTAGCAGGAGAAACTCCCAGTGCAGGAACGCTTCAGGCTGGGAAATCTGGaatcttttcagatttaatcagcatcattttgtctttggaggtaattttctcaaaaaatccTGCTCAGAAGGTCACCAAAGattaaaaagcttcaaaataaatgaagaaattgaACAATTTTCCCCCAAATATCTCAGTCCCTGcaaaatttcacttttatttctttacctTTTGCttgcacaattaaaatcactaATTTTGTAGCGCCACATTAGAAATATTGGCAAAAAAGGAgttctttgatattttttgcaGTAATTGTCTTCTGacaataataaaactttttgttacTCCATCAGACTTTAACTAGACCTCAACTAAAGACACAGCAGTGTAGTAGAAGTAagaaacactgccacctgcaggaagggagattaatttaatttttggaaaatccagatttttatttattaaaaaaaaaaaaaatttaaaccaatGTGCTCTTttggtttccatagttcagcatccagagccgccatcttgtttgacaaatgttagatttttaattCGGATTAACTCTAAGATTAAATATTGTGGCCAGtctaagatttatttatatttttaattatgaaaatgaagttaattaccagaataaagtcataatatcagGAGAATTAAATAGTAATTTCATGGGAATGCCTGCATAACAAATGCCAGGAAAAAGTAATCAAATAGTCACAAACtggtaaatacaaataatttgttGAGGTTTTTTCTCAGCCAATTGCTGAATAAACatacagagcaataattaagaaaatatacaaagtagtatatgttttatgtttaaaataattataataaaaaaggttttgtctgtaaatatatttcagcCAAAATGCAGCAAGTGGCAAAGTTTAgcttcaaattcactaaaggatgctgttttagctttttaggcaataaaatatttattataaattgttcatttggatattttattatacttttaatattgtattaaaaaaaagctaaagtggttaaatgaaaaatcagcagaacgtggcaatttttaaaattggattaatcagaataatcgactaaaataatattttgttgcttCGCCTGCAGGTTCTTGTTGAATCAATCGTTAATGGCCGTTTGCTTCGTACTGTTGCTGACGGCTTCTGTGGTCTGCTGGTTGTGTGTGATGTTCCTCTTTTGATGCCCTTTTCCATCAGGCTCATCCCTCTTAAAGCCTTAGTAAAAAGTTGATTATAGTTTCCCTTTGACTAAAGGTGAAATACCCCAATGAAGCCATgatgggttttatttagaggAACAGAATCTGATACAATAGTTCcacttctgctttattttccagCTGTGCTTCACTGTTTCTGTCGCCTGCTAGCCTCTCTGATGCTAACCCATTagcctgtgtttgtttttgtgtcattccAGCCTTGGGAGCGGCCTACGGCACGGCTAAGAGCGGCACAGGCATCGCCGCCATGTCTGTGATGCGGCCGGAGCTCATCATGAAGTCCATCATCCCCGTGGTCATGGCTGGTATCATAGCCATCTACGGGCTGGTAGTAGCAGTGCTGATCGCCAACAACATCTCAGACAAAATCACTCTTTACAAGTAAGCTTTATGGTTAGATACGTTTTACAATAATATTCTCatcaccaataaatcaataactatATATACCGCAATAGATAATACAACTGGTAGCGCATTCAACATGTAGAATATTCCAGGTTGTTGGAATCAACTATCTGGCTGTTCTtgggttgcctagcaacaatcTGCTGGGTAAGAATCAGTTTCAAGTTCCCCcaactttggttacctagcaacgacctgctgagtaactggggcagtttcaggtttccccactttgcctcataactgctaaaaaatagaaacaatgtggagagaaaactggataaaacggGAACGGTTCTGACACtagtttggaaatgttttagatatttaaaacaaaaaaaaaaaaaacacgtaaTGATTGAcaatatcaactgatatgaaacgcttataTTGCGATacgtttttaatttcattttcatagTATAAGACTGTCTAACTCTGAATTTTCctgttaatatatttataacatttaatgTAGAGCTGGGCGATTAGgcttaaaatgattaaaaccctaaaaacattttgaaaagtatgATGGAATAATTACCAGAACATTGTTATGTtagcagaataaaaatacaattttactagaacatcttaaaattaggaggaaaaaaattgttttaataaaaaatagttgtttttttgtgttgtttcccaTAAAGTTACTACTTCATTCTGTTAGAATTATGAGACTTAAGTAGTTGTAgcaatgagaataaaatcaatattacaattttattctcttAACACTACAACTTTTTGTACTATATTTTCAAACGCCTTCTCGAAATATAactattttcaatttttttttaacatttttcataatttgacGTTTTTGTATTCCGATGTTTTCGTAAATTGATGCTGCGAACATCGCAGCTAATGTAACTGGATTATGTTGCTCAATATTA contains:
- the atp6v0cb gene encoding ATPase H+ transporting V0 subunit cb — its product is MSGATPEYSPFFAVMGASAAMVFSALGAAYGTAKSGTGIAAMSVMRPELIMKSIIPVVMAGIIAIYGLVVAVLIANNISDKITLYKSFLHLGAGLSVGLSGLAAGFAIGIVGDAGVRGTAQQPRLFVGMILILIFAEVLGLYGLIVALILSTK